Proteins encoded within one genomic window of Lagenorhynchus albirostris chromosome 9, mLagAlb1.1, whole genome shotgun sequence:
- the VEGFB gene encoding vascular endothelial growth factor B isoform X3, with protein sequence MSPLLRRLLLAALLQLAPAQGPVSQPDAPGHQKKVVSWIDVYARATCQPREVVVPLTMELMGTVAKQLVPSCVTVQRCGGCCPDDGLECVPTGQHQVRMQILMIRYPSSQLGEMSLEEHSQCECRPKKRESAVKLDSPRPLCPRCPQRRQRPDPRTCRCRCRRRSFLRCQGRGLELNPDTCRCRKLRR encoded by the exons ATGAGCCCCCTGCTCCGCCGCCTGCTGCTCGCCGCGCTCCTGCAGCTGGCCCCCGCCCAG GGCCCGGTCTCCCAGCCTGATGCCCCTGGTCATCAGAAGAAAG tggtgTCATGGATAGACGTGTATGCTCGTGCCACCTGCCAGCCGCGGGAGGTTGTGGTGCCCCTGACCatggagctcatgggcactgtggCCAAGCAACTGGTGCCCAGCTGCGTGACGGTGCAGCGCTGTGGCGGCTGCTGCCCTGACGACGGCCTGGAGTGTGTGCCCACTGGGCAGCACCAAGTCCGAATGCAG ATCCTCATGATCCGGTACCCAAGCAGTCAGCTGGGGGAGATGTCCCTGGAAGAACACAGCCAGTGTGAATGCAG ACCAAAAAAACGAGAGAGTGCTGTGAAGCTGGACAG ccccaggcccctcTGCCCACGCTGCCCCCAGCGCCGCCAGCGCCCTGACCCCCGGAcctgccgctgccgctgccgaCGCCGCAGCTTCCTCCGTTGTCAAGGGCGGGGCTTAGAGCTCAACCCAGACACCTGCAG gTGCCGGAAGCTGCGAAGGTGA
- the VEGFB gene encoding vascular endothelial growth factor B isoform X1: MSPLLRRLLLAALLQLAPAQGPVSQPDAPGHQKKVVSWIDVYARATCQPREVVVPLTMELMGTVAKQLVPSCVTVQRCGGCCPDDGLECVPTGQHQVRMQILMIRYPSSQLGEMSLEEHSQCECRPKKRESAVKLDSPRPLCPRCPQRRQRPDPRTCRCRCRRRSFLRCQGRGLELNPDTCSGAMGWRPVDQASWGFPGVLGENEVHRRCRKLRR; the protein is encoded by the exons ATGAGCCCCCTGCTCCGCCGCCTGCTGCTCGCCGCGCTCCTGCAGCTGGCCCCCGCCCAG GGCCCGGTCTCCCAGCCTGATGCCCCTGGTCATCAGAAGAAAG tggtgTCATGGATAGACGTGTATGCTCGTGCCACCTGCCAGCCGCGGGAGGTTGTGGTGCCCCTGACCatggagctcatgggcactgtggCCAAGCAACTGGTGCCCAGCTGCGTGACGGTGCAGCGCTGTGGCGGCTGCTGCCCTGACGACGGCCTGGAGTGTGTGCCCACTGGGCAGCACCAAGTCCGAATGCAG ATCCTCATGATCCGGTACCCAAGCAGTCAGCTGGGGGAGATGTCCCTGGAAGAACACAGCCAGTGTGAATGCAG ACCAAAAAAACGAGAGAGTGCTGTGAAGCTGGACAG ccccaggcccctcTGCCCACGCTGCCCCCAGCGCCGCCAGCGCCCTGACCCCCGGAcctgccgctgccgctgccgaCGCCGCAGCTTCCTCCGTTGTCAAGGGCGGGGCTTAGAGCTCAACCCAGACACCTGCAG CGGGGCCATGGGGTGGCGTCCTGTGGACCAGGCCAGCTGGGGCTTCCCAGGAGTGTTAGGGGAGAATGAGGTTCACAGAAG gTGCCGGAAGCTGCGAAGGTGA
- the VEGFB gene encoding vascular endothelial growth factor B isoform X2, which translates to MSPLLRRLLLAALLQLAPAQGPVSQPDAPGHQKKVVSWIDVYARATCQPREVVVPLTMELMGTVAKQLVPSCVTVQRCGGCCPDDGLECVPTGQHQVRMQILMIRYPSSQLGEMSLEEHSQCECRPKKRESAVKLDRASTPHHRPQPRSVPGWDPAPGAPSPADITHPTPAPGPSAHAAPSAASALTPGPAAAAADAAASSVVKGGA; encoded by the exons ATGAGCCCCCTGCTCCGCCGCCTGCTGCTCGCCGCGCTCCTGCAGCTGGCCCCCGCCCAG GGCCCGGTCTCCCAGCCTGATGCCCCTGGTCATCAGAAGAAAG tggtgTCATGGATAGACGTGTATGCTCGTGCCACCTGCCAGCCGCGGGAGGTTGTGGTGCCCCTGACCatggagctcatgggcactgtggCCAAGCAACTGGTGCCCAGCTGCGTGACGGTGCAGCGCTGTGGCGGCTGCTGCCCTGACGACGGCCTGGAGTGTGTGCCCACTGGGCAGCACCAAGTCCGAATGCAG ATCCTCATGATCCGGTACCCAAGCAGTCAGCTGGGGGAGATGTCCCTGGAAGAACACAGCCAGTGTGAATGCAG ACCAAAAAAACGAGAGAGTGCTGTGAAGCTGGACAG GGCTTCCACTCCCCACCACCGTCCCCAGCCCCGCTCTGTTCCGGGCTGGGACCCTGCCCCCGGAGCACCCTCCCCAGCTGACATCACCCATCCCActccagccccaggcccctcTGCCCACGCTGCCCCCAGCGCCGCCAGCGCCCTGACCCCCGGAcctgccgctgccgctgccgaCGCCGCAGCTTCCTCCGTTGTCAAGGGCGGGGCTTAG
- the DNAJC4 gene encoding dnaJ homolog subfamily C member 4 isoform X5: MSPCRFGPLSTGLAPVTTMNCWGCIPVPALKKLNELSSPSLKRIGHGKGDEGSPAPSQLHPDRDPRNPALHSRFVELSEAYQVLSHEQSRRSYDHQLRSAASPKCPGTTAHPRSAHQAHSSSWAPPNAKYWAQFHEVRPQGPESRQQQHKHNRRVLGYCLLIMLAGMGLHYVAFRKLEQMHRSFMDEKDRIITAIYNDTRARARANRARLQEEQRLGQQLQPPPGPPQGPGIVPPGPSP; encoded by the exons ATGAG CCCCTGCAGGTTTGGGCCTCTCTCCACAGGTCTGGCCCCAGTAACTACTATGAACTGTTGGGGGTGCATCCCGGTGCCAGCGCTGAAGAAGTTAAACGAGCTTTCTTCTCCAAGTCTAAAGAG GATAGGTCATGGGAAGGGAGATGAGGGGAGTCCTGCCCCATCCCAGCTGCACCCTGACCGGGACCCCAGGAACCCAGCCCTGCACAGCCGCTTTGTGGAGCTGAGTGAAGCGTACCAAGTGCTGAGCCATGAGCAGAGCCGCCGCAGCTATGACCACCAGCTCCGCTCGGCAGCTTCCCCAAAGTGTCCAGGAACCACAGCCCATCCCAGGTCTGCTCATCAGGCACACAG CAGCTCCTGGGCACCCCCCAATGCAAAATACTGGGCCCAGTTTCATGAAGTGAGGCCTCAGGGACCAGAGTCAAGGCAGCAGCAGCACAAGCACAACCGGCGGGTGCTGGGGTACTGCCTCCTGATCATGCTGGCAGGCATGGGCCTGCACTATGTTGCCTTCAG GAAGCTGGAGCAGATGCATCGTAGCTTCATGGATGAAAAGGATCGGATCATCACAGCCATCTACAATGACACTCGGGCCCGGGCCAG GGCCAACAGAGCCAGGCTCCAGGAGGAGCAACGGCTGGGGCAGCAGCTGCAGCCACCACCCGGGCCTCCTCAAGGCCCCGGGATCGTGCCCCCCGGCCCCAGCCCCTGA
- the VEGFB gene encoding vascular endothelial growth factor B isoform X4: MELMGTVAKQLVPSCVTVQRCGGCCPDDGLECVPTGQHQVRMQILMIRYPSSQLGEMSLEEHSQCECRPKKRESAVKLDSPRPLCPRCPQRRQRPDPRTCRCRCRRRSFLRCQGRGLELNPDTCSGAMGWRPVDQASWGFPGVLGENEVHRRCRKLRR; this comes from the exons atggagctcatgggcactgtggCCAAGCAACTGGTGCCCAGCTGCGTGACGGTGCAGCGCTGTGGCGGCTGCTGCCCTGACGACGGCCTGGAGTGTGTGCCCACTGGGCAGCACCAAGTCCGAATGCAG ATCCTCATGATCCGGTACCCAAGCAGTCAGCTGGGGGAGATGTCCCTGGAAGAACACAGCCAGTGTGAATGCAG ACCAAAAAAACGAGAGAGTGCTGTGAAGCTGGACAG ccccaggcccctcTGCCCACGCTGCCCCCAGCGCCGCCAGCGCCCTGACCCCCGGAcctgccgctgccgctgccgaCGCCGCAGCTTCCTCCGTTGTCAAGGGCGGGGCTTAGAGCTCAACCCAGACACCTGCAG CGGGGCCATGGGGTGGCGTCCTGTGGACCAGGCCAGCTGGGGCTTCCCAGGAGTGTTAGGGGAGAATGAGGTTCACAGAAG gTGCCGGAAGCTGCGAAGGTGA
- the DNAJC4 gene encoding dnaJ homolog subfamily C member 4 isoform X7, whose product MRFGPLSTGLAPVTTMNCWGCIPVPALKKLNELSSPSLKRIGHGKGDEGSPAPSQLHPDRDPRNPALHSRFVELSEAYQVLSHEQSRRSYDHQLRSAASPKCPGTTAHPRSAHQAHSSSWAPPNAKYWAQFHEVRPQGPESRQQQHKHNRRVLGYCLLIMLAGMGLHYVAFRKLEQMHRSFMDEKDRIITAIYNDTRARARANRARLQEEQRLGQQLQPPPGPPQGPGIVPPGPSP is encoded by the exons ATGAG GTTTGGGCCTCTCTCCACAGGTCTGGCCCCAGTAACTACTATGAACTGTTGGGGGTGCATCCCGGTGCCAGCGCTGAAGAAGTTAAACGAGCTTTCTTCTCCAAGTCTAAAGAG GATAGGTCATGGGAAGGGAGATGAGGGGAGTCCTGCCCCATCCCAGCTGCACCCTGACCGGGACCCCAGGAACCCAGCCCTGCACAGCCGCTTTGTGGAGCTGAGTGAAGCGTACCAAGTGCTGAGCCATGAGCAGAGCCGCCGCAGCTATGACCACCAGCTCCGCTCGGCAGCTTCCCCAAAGTGTCCAGGAACCACAGCCCATCCCAGGTCTGCTCATCAGGCACACAG CAGCTCCTGGGCACCCCCCAATGCAAAATACTGGGCCCAGTTTCATGAAGTGAGGCCTCAGGGACCAGAGTCAAGGCAGCAGCAGCACAAGCACAACCGGCGGGTGCTGGGGTACTGCCTCCTGATCATGCTGGCAGGCATGGGCCTGCACTATGTTGCCTTCAG GAAGCTGGAGCAGATGCATCGTAGCTTCATGGATGAAAAGGATCGGATCATCACAGCCATCTACAATGACACTCGGGCCCGGGCCAG GGCCAACAGAGCCAGGCTCCAGGAGGAGCAACGGCTGGGGCAGCAGCTGCAGCCACCACCCGGGCCTCCTCAAGGCCCCGGGATCGTGCCCCCCGGCCCCAGCCCCTGA